Proteins from one Halopseudomonas pelagia genomic window:
- a CDS encoding P-II family nitrogen regulator: MQEIKAYIKNHKLEAVTLALHRVEGISGMSVSEVRGFGRSKAHTSASNPIDGTADFVKHVKIEIVCHDQYVDEALEVLKGLAHTGLRGDGRIFVSDVSRAIRIEDGVEDNTVV, from the coding sequence ATGCAAGAGATCAAAGCTTACATAAAGAACCACAAGCTTGAAGCGGTGACCCTCGCGCTGCATCGGGTAGAGGGTATCAGTGGTATGAGTGTGTCCGAGGTACGTGGTTTTGGACGAAGTAAAGCCCATACCAGCGCATCTAATCCAATTGACGGTACTGCAGATTTCGTCAAGCACGTGAAGATCGAAATAGTGTGCCACGACCAGTACGTGGACGAGGCGCTTGAGGTGCTGAAAGGTTTAGCCCATACAGGGCTTCGCGGCGACGGTCGTATCTTCGTCAGCGATGTCAGTCGGGCGATCCGGATTGAAGATGGTGTGGAAGACAACACAGTGGTGTGA
- a CDS encoding cation diffusion facilitator family transporter encodes MSHDHTHMSGGSKDKRVAIAIWANGILTIAQIGGGIFAGSLALIADALHNFSDMASLVIAYAARKIARRPADAKMTFGYGRIEVVAALINYTSLIIIGFYLVYEGGMRIIDPPEIKGWWVVWLGVVALTVDTLTAVLTYSMQKDSVNIRALFLHNLSDALASVAVIIGGALILLYDLRWVDPAITIGIAVYVLYLGFTEIGGTIRTLMLGSPVDLDVDAVISALSKVDGVIDLHHVHFWQMEEHEASLEAHVVIEQNAWNHFEEIKREIKQLLKQEFNIKHSTLEFEHSDHADIDSQFCEHR; translated from the coding sequence ATGAGTCATGACCATACCCATATGTCTGGTGGGTCCAAAGACAAACGCGTTGCTATTGCCATCTGGGCTAACGGAATACTGACCATCGCTCAGATAGGGGGCGGGATCTTCGCCGGCAGTCTTGCGTTAATTGCGGACGCCCTACATAACTTTTCGGACATGGCTTCGTTAGTAATTGCTTATGCGGCTCGAAAGATAGCGCGCCGTCCCGCAGATGCAAAAATGACCTTCGGTTACGGTCGAATTGAGGTCGTTGCAGCGCTGATAAATTACACTTCATTGATTATTATCGGGTTTTACCTCGTATACGAAGGCGGCATGCGCATTATTGATCCACCGGAAATAAAGGGCTGGTGGGTAGTCTGGCTGGGCGTTGTTGCGTTGACAGTCGATACATTGACCGCCGTACTCACCTATTCGATGCAGAAAGATAGTGTCAACATTCGCGCTTTGTTTCTGCACAATCTTTCCGATGCACTTGCTTCTGTCGCCGTCATTATTGGCGGTGCCCTTATTCTGCTTTACGACCTACGGTGGGTTGATCCTGCAATCACGATAGGTATCGCCGTGTATGTGCTCTATCTAGGTTTCACCGAAATTGGTGGCACCATCCGGACGCTGATGCTGGGAAGCCCGGTTGATCTGGATGTTGATGCTGTTATTTCCGCGCTCTCAAAGGTCGATGGTGTTATTGATCTACACCATGTGCATTTTTGGCAAATGGAGGAGCACGAGGCATCGCTGGAAGCTCATGTGGTCATCGAACAAAATGCATGGAATCACTTTGAAGAGATAAAACGCGAGATAAAACAGCTTTTGAAGCAAGAGTTCAACATAAAACACTCTACGCTGGAGTTCGAACATTCCGACCACGCCGATATTGATTCGCAATTTTGCGAGCACCGTTAA
- a CDS encoding TauD/TfdA family dioxygenase, with product MIEEIFSQAVRFAVTNWRTGVTFEQMLNGLACPGDLSRELLPAIEHELNKRNCSGAEVRAFAWSQPFLKLEAVFQPSELPDTPINFCPVPDAEGTVLARVSAIACLAIINSASVSYGSENGGDLFVNLVVFPPGRGKFTEKSADKMTGHTDGVTFPLRGYSDPVNERIAPSPDFVCLSALRNPNEVPTTVMPLERLMERLSSEHIKELQKPQYIIGSQLTFRDGMVEILGDELEVDDAQLIFPMNGSWWIRFSHSTTQIAEIGQKSAQEAMDALKKACAECVIAVPLQPGDIALVNNRIALHGRSAPGKEFGGQTRWLLRTYGLDVSDLAPGQWHEGSTFMLYP from the coding sequence TTGATCGAGGAAATCTTTTCACAAGCAGTGCGTTTCGCTGTCACCAATTGGCGAACGGGCGTTACCTTTGAGCAAATGCTTAACGGCTTGGCATGTCCTGGGGACCTTAGCCGTGAGCTGTTGCCGGCGATCGAGCATGAGTTAAACAAGCGCAATTGCAGTGGCGCTGAGGTGAGAGCCTTTGCCTGGTCACAGCCCTTCCTGAAGCTGGAGGCTGTTTTCCAGCCATCAGAGCTTCCGGACACCCCGATTAATTTTTGCCCCGTCCCTGATGCGGAGGGAACAGTGCTCGCACGGGTTTCTGCAATCGCCTGCCTTGCGATAATCAATTCCGCCTCAGTTTCCTACGGATCCGAAAACGGGGGGGACTTGTTCGTCAACCTCGTGGTGTTTCCTCCTGGCAGAGGTAAATTCACTGAGAAGTCGGCGGACAAGATGACTGGACACACTGATGGTGTGACCTTCCCCCTGCGCGGTTATAGCGACCCTGTGAATGAGCGCATTGCGCCCTCTCCAGACTTCGTCTGCTTGTCCGCACTCCGCAACCCAAATGAAGTGCCTACTACGGTCATGCCTCTTGAGCGTCTCATGGAGCGTCTGAGCTCTGAACACATTAAAGAACTGCAAAAACCTCAGTACATCATCGGCTCACAACTGACCTTCCGCGATGGTATGGTAGAAATCCTTGGCGACGAGCTTGAAGTCGATGATGCCCAGCTTATCTTCCCTATGAACGGAAGCTGGTGGATCCGCTTTAGCCACAGCACCACACAAATTGCTGAAATCGGCCAAAAGTCCGCTCAGGAGGCGATGGATGCTCTGAAGAAAGCGTGCGCTGAGTGTGTTATTGCAGTGCCTCTGCAGCCTGGTGACATCGCTCTAGTAAATAACCGCATCGCACTGCACGGTCGTAGCGCGCCCGGCAAGGAATTTGGCGGACAGACACGCTGGTTGCTACGCACCTACGGGCTGGATGTCTCCGATCTAGCCCCAGGTCAGTGGCATGAGGGAAGTACCTTCATGCTGTATCCCTAA
- a CDS encoding replication protein RepA, translated as MEQEQTSADDDETIASGFGLSSPKLKREERAIEQMLAIENQTAQEAGEIGFLAKSLLQANLPHSKRSESSWTRINGNLTFHITSPAAIGLPYGRYPRLLLVWITTEAVRNAAKLARGQITNSEARLLSLGVSLKRFMGDLGLRATGGESGSIYPFRDQMDRLFNATVTVSVTKNQRETGSVVMSLGPLRVVDRLELWPKTFDSTKDSYIELSSGFYELVTSKAVPIDKRIMRHLKSSMAFDVYCWATYRVSYLSRWTVISWSDLKGQIGASYPDTTQGRNDFQKNFRKALYAVQLLWPQLKATPTKKGLTLKPCAPQVPRRTSEAI; from the coding sequence ATGGAGCAAGAACAAACTTCTGCTGATGATGACGAGACCATAGCAAGCGGATTTGGATTGAGCAGCCCCAAGTTAAAGCGCGAAGAACGCGCTATCGAACAAATGCTTGCTATCGAAAACCAAACTGCTCAGGAGGCGGGAGAAATTGGCTTTTTAGCGAAAAGCTTACTCCAGGCTAACCTACCGCATAGTAAGCGTTCCGAGAGTTCCTGGACTCGTATCAATGGAAATTTAACTTTTCATATTACGAGTCCCGCGGCAATAGGTTTACCCTACGGGAGGTATCCCCGGCTCCTCTTGGTTTGGATAACCACCGAGGCGGTACGCAACGCGGCTAAATTAGCACGTGGCCAAATTACGAATTCCGAAGCTCGGCTGCTAAGTTTGGGCGTTTCTTTAAAGCGGTTTATGGGTGATCTGGGGCTTAGGGCTACAGGTGGGGAAAGTGGATCCATATACCCATTTCGCGACCAAATGGACAGGCTATTCAATGCTACGGTGACGGTCAGCGTAACTAAAAATCAAAGAGAGACCGGGTCGGTTGTTATGAGCTTGGGGCCTTTGCGCGTAGTAGATAGGCTCGAATTGTGGCCTAAGACCTTCGATAGCACAAAGGACTCATACATAGAGCTTTCATCGGGATTTTACGAGCTCGTTACCAGTAAAGCGGTGCCCATTGATAAACGCATTATGCGGCATTTGAAATCATCGATGGCGTTTGACGTCTACTGCTGGGCGACTTACAGAGTTAGCTATTTATCCAGGTGGACTGTCATATCATGGTCCGACTTGAAGGGCCAAATAGGAGCGAGTTACCCAGATACCACCCAGGGTCGCAATGATTTTCAAAAAAACTTCAGAAAGGCGCTTTATGCCGTGCAGTTGCTTTGGCCACAATTAAAGGCGACACCCACTAAAAAGGGGCTGACTCTTAAGCCTTGTGCACCTCAAGTTCCTCGACGCACCTCGGAAGCGATCTAA
- a CDS encoding tyrosine-type recombinase/integrase, whose protein sequence is MSSNRSALKEHFLKRLKYDPKKDRQEFFDPPLYGQGTFGVRVNKRSIAYILLYSFHGKPRRLTLGSYPTMSLADARARSRHAAQLVEQGIDPGQKKTLELFEYRTSPSVADAVDTYLEWAMANKKSWKEDERMLKNDFVKSIGDMKLQDVKRKQVLALLDNKAKTAPVAANRLQAVVRKLFNFCVEREIIEATPLVQMKSIAKETPRERALNQHELVWFLKRLANPSITVATRFALLLSLMLAQRSGTIAAMRWVDLDLEKGIWDRSGRFEKNNNPVAIPLSTPIIKILQHLKHLQAVKLEKSGDTGKPSPWVLPGRGTTSHQTQPSLNRAMRRLYDTYVADAELVKSEGLLRVAEGYPRPTAHDLRRTATTHMSGRGLGKNVRSRILNHANLSVDAIYDRYAYFDEKAKALDDWHDHLLSLFKETFGHRNWLKDYGKEAPQAKKIEAKPAEVDSDAPRTFMIGGKEIPLSELRID, encoded by the coding sequence ATGAGCAGCAATCGCTCTGCATTGAAAGAGCATTTTCTGAAGCGGCTAAAGTACGACCCGAAGAAAGACCGCCAGGAATTCTTCGATCCTCCTCTTTACGGCCAAGGGACTTTCGGCGTACGGGTTAACAAAAGATCCATAGCGTACATCCTGCTATACAGCTTTCACGGCAAACCAAGACGGCTGACTTTAGGCTCCTATCCAACAATGTCACTGGCGGATGCTCGAGCTAGGTCAAGGCATGCTGCTCAGTTAGTAGAGCAAGGTATCGATCCGGGTCAGAAAAAAACGCTAGAACTATTCGAGTACCGGACAAGCCCTTCCGTCGCTGATGCCGTCGACACATACCTCGAATGGGCCATGGCCAACAAAAAATCTTGGAAAGAAGACGAGCGGATGCTCAAGAACGATTTTGTAAAATCCATTGGGGACATGAAGCTTCAAGACGTTAAGCGCAAACAGGTCCTGGCTCTGTTGGACAACAAAGCAAAAACCGCCCCAGTCGCAGCAAATCGCTTACAAGCAGTAGTCCGAAAGCTATTCAATTTTTGCGTAGAGCGGGAAATTATCGAAGCCACACCCTTGGTACAGATGAAAAGCATTGCGAAAGAAACCCCGAGAGAGCGGGCTCTCAATCAGCATGAATTAGTTTGGTTTTTAAAACGCTTAGCAAATCCTTCGATTACCGTAGCCACTCGTTTTGCGTTATTGCTTTCCTTGATGCTTGCACAGCGTTCGGGGACTATCGCTGCAATGCGCTGGGTCGACTTGGATTTGGAGAAAGGGATCTGGGACAGATCTGGCCGCTTTGAGAAAAACAATAATCCCGTCGCAATCCCCCTTTCCACGCCCATCATCAAAATCTTGCAACACCTTAAACATCTTCAAGCGGTAAAACTGGAAAAGAGCGGCGATACCGGCAAACCTAGCCCTTGGGTTCTGCCTGGTCGAGGTACGACATCCCATCAGACCCAACCTTCATTAAACCGAGCAATGCGCAGACTTTATGACACGTATGTCGCCGACGCGGAGCTAGTGAAGTCTGAAGGGTTACTCCGAGTTGCCGAAGGGTATCCAAGGCCCACTGCTCACGACCTGAGGAGAACCGCCACGACTCATATGTCAGGCCGGGGCCTGGGCAAGAACGTACGCAGCCGAATTCTTAATCACGCGAATCTAAGCGTGGACGCGATCTACGACAGATATGCATATTTTGACGAAAAAGCGAAGGCGTTGGATGACTGGCACGACCATCTGCTCAGCTTATTCAAAGAGACATTTGGGCACCGAAATTGGCTAAAAGACTATGGTAAGGAGGCACCTCAGGCAAAAAAAATTGAAGCTAAACCTGCAGAGGTCGACTCTGACGCCCCTCGTACATTTATGATCGGTGGAAAAGAAATCCCGTTGTCAGAGCTTCGAATCGACTGA
- a CDS encoding efflux RND transporter periplasmic adaptor subunit: protein MNKLLNLVLGCLLLVAQPLQGVLAATDPKKETQATHAKENASHQHAAEESDAEAQDSEEGHSEEERNPAAEEAGHADHAEEVQGEGHESHEDSEEPVLTLSADLLRDLGGEIAVADAGIIRQQVSLPGEIQLNKEAVTHISPRFAAKIVEVRAKTGDKVSAGQTLAVAESSETLARFSLQSLINGVVINREVTLGEHLSPSDTAFVVADMSTLWADIALYPRQVPLVKVGQSVRLSTNYGPEAVDARIDYVSPSVDERTRTGLARVFLSNENQAWKPGMFVQSDIAIGEYPVDVVVPESAIIDLEGQATIFVKEGERWEPRPVTVGRGDGKMAEILSGLQPGESYAIQGGFVLKAQLQKNEFESGHNH from the coding sequence ATGAACAAACTATTGAATCTGGTACTTGGCTGTTTGCTCCTAGTTGCGCAACCGCTCCAGGGTGTCCTTGCCGCAACCGATCCTAAAAAGGAAACACAAGCCACTCACGCCAAAGAAAACGCTTCGCATCAGCATGCAGCGGAGGAGTCAGACGCTGAAGCACAGGACTCTGAAGAGGGACACTCTGAGGAGGAACGTAATCCTGCCGCGGAGGAAGCAGGACATGCCGATCATGCTGAAGAAGTTCAGGGTGAGGGCCACGAAAGTCATGAAGACAGCGAAGAGCCGGTTCTGACTCTCAGTGCCGATCTGTTACGGGATTTAGGTGGTGAAATTGCCGTCGCGGACGCGGGTATCATCCGCCAGCAGGTGTCATTGCCGGGAGAGATCCAGCTTAACAAGGAGGCAGTCACTCACATCAGTCCGCGTTTCGCCGCGAAAATCGTAGAGGTGCGTGCCAAAACTGGTGACAAGGTCAGCGCAGGCCAGACCCTTGCAGTGGCAGAGAGCTCGGAAACTCTTGCACGCTTCAGTCTTCAATCGTTAATCAACGGCGTGGTGATCAACCGGGAGGTTACTCTGGGCGAGCATCTGTCTCCAAGCGACACTGCCTTTGTGGTCGCGGATATGTCAACTCTTTGGGCCGACATTGCGCTATATCCAAGGCAAGTGCCATTGGTGAAGGTTGGCCAGTCGGTCCGCCTGAGCACCAACTATGGCCCGGAGGCGGTTGATGCCCGTATTGATTATGTCTCTCCCTCGGTAGATGAGCGCACGCGTACTGGCTTGGCCCGTGTGTTTCTGTCCAACGAAAACCAGGCGTGGAAACCGGGTATGTTCGTTCAAAGTGACATAGCCATAGGCGAATATCCGGTAGACGTTGTCGTTCCCGAGAGCGCAATCATCGATTTGGAAGGTCAAGCAACGATTTTTGTAAAGGAAGGTGAGCGTTGGGAGCCGCGACCGGTAACCGTAGGTCGCGGCGATGGAAAAATGGCAGAGATCCTCAGCGGTCTCCAGCCCGGTGAAAGTTACGCAATCCAAGGCGGATTCGTGCTCAAGGCGCAGCTGCAAAAGAATGAATTCGAATCCGGTCACAACCACTAG
- a CDS encoding efflux RND transporter permease subunit produces the protein MQGIIRFALDNRLLVVALALATLVGGYFAYRTLPVDAYPDISPALVQVFVETEGLAPEEVEKYVTYPIESAMNGLPKLDHVRSISNFGLSVVNIYFEEGTDIYFARQLVGERLQMARESIPEGFGEPVMGPITTGLGQILFYVLEDTTGQYSTTELREIQDWIVKFNLQTVKGVTEVLSIGGEVKQFQVNIEPNALLRYDVSLPEIKARIEANNANAGAQFIVKNDEEYIVRSVGLATDLESLRNIVVKTNDGTPVYLHQLGDLEVGGEIRRGLTTKDGNGEVVVGMVLKLIGSNTSNVIGAVKQELAAINDNLPEGIEVQPYYDQATLVKAAVTTVISALLQGIILVALVLLAFMGGLRPSLVVALSIPFSVGFTFIAMKIFGISANLMSLGGLAIAIGMMVDGAVVVVENVDRMLREAQPDESRMHIVMRACQSVARPILFAISIIIIVFLPLFTLQGVEGATFKPLAYTVAVAMFGSLIFALVVAPVVATLLMKSPKVREDKPRKDIVSFLLKGYKPLVEAMVARGWIALVLAVVVLAVGAAVAPRLGSEFVPRLNEGDLLIRATMAPSISLEKAETTITVFERQLMEDFPEVTQVVSRIGRGEVGAHADPVNNAEIFVALKPQDEWVSADTLDGLYAAMSERFESFPGAKFNFTQPIAAAVDELLTGTKAELAAKLFGDDLDLLVEKAQEIEQVMRTVNGAQDVQRDQIGGTPQLRITLDRAAIARYGLNVSDVHDTLSVAVGGSEAGQVFEGIRRFDIYVRLKKEARNETEVIRQLILENTAGQRIPLEELAAIEEVVGPRQITRENNQRFITIQTNVRERDIGSFVAEADAAIAKQVELPPGYFLKWGGQFELQQQANKRLMIVVPITLALVFVMLYANFGSLRNALLIMLNIPLALVGGIVGLWMTGQSLSVPASIGFIALFGIALENGLVLVSYLNELVRDGVSVAEASVRAACARLRAVIMTAVTTALGLFPLLFASGTGSEVQRPLATVVVGGLVTATILTLLVIPALYQWFADKPDDIGETR, from the coding sequence ATGCAAGGCATCATCCGTTTTGCGCTGGATAACCGGCTACTGGTAGTCGCGTTAGCTCTGGCGACGCTTGTTGGAGGCTATTTCGCCTATCGTACTTTGCCGGTGGACGCTTACCCGGATATCTCGCCTGCACTGGTTCAAGTGTTTGTGGAAACTGAAGGATTGGCGCCAGAGGAAGTGGAAAAATACGTTACTTACCCGATCGAAAGTGCCATGAACGGGCTGCCCAAGCTTGATCATGTGCGCTCAATTTCCAACTTCGGGCTATCTGTTGTCAATATTTACTTTGAGGAGGGAACGGACATTTATTTCGCCCGGCAATTGGTGGGCGAACGACTTCAAATGGCTCGGGAGTCAATCCCCGAAGGCTTTGGTGAGCCGGTAATGGGGCCGATTACTACTGGGCTTGGGCAGATCCTGTTTTATGTGCTCGAGGATACCACGGGCCAATATAGCACTACCGAGCTGCGCGAGATTCAAGATTGGATTGTCAAGTTCAATTTGCAGACCGTCAAGGGCGTAACAGAGGTCTTATCTATTGGTGGTGAAGTAAAACAGTTTCAAGTCAATATTGAGCCGAACGCATTGCTCCGTTACGACGTCAGCTTGCCGGAAATCAAGGCGCGAATTGAAGCTAACAACGCCAATGCGGGCGCTCAGTTTATTGTCAAGAATGACGAGGAGTACATTGTGCGCTCGGTAGGTCTCGCCACAGACCTGGAGTCCTTGCGCAATATCGTGGTGAAGACCAATGACGGTACACCTGTATATCTGCATCAACTTGGCGACCTTGAAGTTGGCGGGGAAATTCGTCGTGGACTGACGACCAAAGATGGTAACGGCGAGGTGGTTGTTGGGATGGTATTGAAGCTGATTGGCAGCAATACCTCGAATGTCATCGGCGCTGTGAAGCAGGAGTTGGCGGCGATCAACGACAACCTTCCGGAAGGCATCGAAGTCCAGCCTTATTATGACCAGGCCACTCTGGTCAAGGCGGCTGTAACCACTGTAATCAGTGCACTATTGCAAGGCATTATTCTGGTGGCTCTGGTGCTGTTGGCTTTTATGGGTGGGCTGAGGCCAAGTCTGGTCGTCGCACTGTCCATCCCATTTTCGGTAGGCTTTACCTTTATCGCGATGAAAATCTTTGGCATCTCCGCGAACCTGATGTCATTGGGCGGGCTTGCGATAGCAATAGGCATGATGGTTGATGGCGCGGTTGTAGTTGTTGAAAATGTTGATCGCATGTTGCGTGAGGCTCAACCTGATGAGTCTCGTATGCATATCGTAATGCGTGCCTGCCAGTCGGTTGCACGGCCGATCCTATTTGCAATCAGCATTATCATTATCGTATTTCTGCCGCTGTTTACCTTGCAGGGTGTAGAGGGCGCCACGTTCAAACCGCTGGCATATACGGTGGCGGTGGCAATGTTCGGCTCGCTTATTTTTGCCCTGGTGGTCGCGCCGGTGGTCGCTACGCTACTGATGAAGAGCCCCAAGGTGCGCGAAGACAAGCCACGCAAAGATATTGTCAGCTTTCTGCTCAAGGGCTATAAACCGCTGGTAGAGGCCATGGTCGCCCGCGGCTGGATCGCTTTGGTGCTGGCGGTGGTCGTTTTAGCCGTGGGCGCTGCAGTCGCGCCGCGTTTGGGTTCAGAATTCGTGCCGCGCCTTAACGAGGGTGATCTGTTGATCCGAGCCACCATGGCGCCTTCCATTTCTCTGGAAAAGGCTGAGACCACCATCACCGTCTTCGAACGGCAACTGATGGAAGATTTTCCGGAGGTAACACAAGTGGTTTCGCGTATCGGCCGGGGTGAGGTGGGTGCACACGCTGATCCAGTGAACAACGCAGAAATATTCGTTGCTCTCAAGCCACAGGATGAATGGGTCAGCGCGGACACGTTGGACGGTCTGTATGCCGCGATGAGCGAGCGATTCGAAAGCTTCCCTGGTGCCAAGTTTAACTTTACCCAGCCTATCGCTGCGGCCGTAGATGAGTTGCTCACAGGCACGAAGGCCGAGCTCGCCGCCAAGCTATTTGGTGATGATCTCGATCTGCTGGTTGAAAAGGCCCAAGAAATCGAACAGGTGATGCGTACTGTAAACGGAGCACAGGATGTTCAGCGTGATCAGATCGGTGGCACCCCGCAATTGCGCATTACGCTGGATCGGGCCGCCATTGCCCGCTATGGACTGAATGTTAGCGATGTTCATGACACGCTTAGTGTAGCCGTGGGAGGAAGTGAAGCGGGGCAGGTGTTCGAGGGTATTCGTCGTTTTGATATCTATGTGCGGCTAAAAAAGGAGGCGCGCAATGAGACGGAGGTCATTCGGCAATTGATTTTGGAGAACACCGCTGGGCAGCGAATCCCGCTGGAGGAGCTAGCAGCAATTGAAGAGGTGGTTGGGCCGAGGCAAATCACCCGGGAGAACAATCAACGCTTCATTACCATTCAGACCAACGTACGAGAACGGGACATAGGCTCCTTTGTAGCCGAAGCCGACGCGGCTATTGCCAAGCAGGTTGAATTGCCGCCCGGGTATTTTCTCAAATGGGGCGGCCAGTTTGAGCTTCAGCAACAGGCCAACAAGCGGCTGATGATTGTGGTGCCGATTACCCTGGCGCTAGTTTTCGTGATGCTTTACGCAAACTTCGGCTCACTTCGTAATGCGTTGCTGATCATGCTTAATATTCCGTTGGCTTTGGTAGGGGGTATTGTAGGCTTGTGGATGACAGGGCAGAGCTTGTCGGTGCCCGCGTCGATTGGTTTCATCGCGCTGTTTGGTATCGCATTGGAGAATGGTTTGGTGCTGGTCAGTTATCTCAACGAGTTGGTCAGGGACGGCGTTTCCGTTGCTGAAGCCAGTGTTCGCGCGGCTTGCGCACGGCTACGTGCGGTAATCATGACTGCGGTAACAACGGCGCTCGGTCTATTTCCACTCCTATTTGCCAGTGGTACAGGCAGCGAAGTGCAACGGCCTCTGGCGACCGTCGTGGTCGGGGGGCTGGTGACGGCTACGATTCTCACCCTGTTGGTTATTCCAGCCCTGTATCAATGGTTCGCTGATAAACCAGATGATATCGGCGAAACGCGTTGA
- a CDS encoding tyrosine-type recombinase/integrase: MATLVKTPSGTWKALIRKHGWPTTSKTFRTKRDALDWSRRVEDEMVRGVYIQRTASERMTLEQALKRYLSEVSPTKAPKTLLSEQGSAKNLVRRLGGYSLAALSAELISGYRDQRLSETTRRNTPVSNNSVRLELALLSHMFNVCIREWGVGLPFNPVLNVRKPSAGRGRDRRLTPDEERRLYSAVDAHSNPFLGYIVRVAIETGMRSSEVTGLRRSQVDLRRRIITLSSTKNGESRVVPLSMAATAVFRQALDHPFRPIDTDLIFFGEPGAYGRRRPYAFNKTWQQIRNRLGMRDLRFHDLRHEAISRLVEIGLSDQEVSVVSGHKSMQMVKRYTHLRAEDLVERIDLLRKQRQI, translated from the coding sequence ATGGCAACACTTGTTAAAACCCCATCTGGTACTTGGAAAGCCTTGATCCGCAAGCACGGATGGCCTACCACCTCGAAGACCTTTCGTACAAAACGCGATGCCCTTGATTGGTCCCGGCGGGTCGAGGATGAGATGGTGCGTGGCGTTTACATTCAGCGCACCGCTTCCGAACGAATGACCCTCGAGCAGGCTCTCAAACGTTACCTGTCAGAAGTCAGCCCTACCAAAGCGCCTAAAACCCTTTTAAGCGAACAAGGCAGTGCGAAGAACCTCGTCCGTAGGCTTGGAGGTTATTCGTTAGCAGCACTGTCAGCTGAGCTAATCTCTGGGTACCGCGATCAGCGCCTTTCTGAGACGACGCGACGGAATACTCCTGTAAGCAACAACTCAGTCCGTCTCGAGCTCGCCTTGCTCAGCCATATGTTTAACGTCTGTATCAGAGAATGGGGCGTTGGCCTTCCGTTCAATCCTGTCTTAAATGTGCGAAAGCCTTCGGCTGGTAGAGGGCGGGATAGACGTCTGACGCCTGACGAGGAAAGGCGTCTTTATTCTGCCGTTGACGCCCATTCGAACCCGTTTCTTGGGTATATCGTCCGTGTCGCTATTGAGACTGGAATGCGGTCCAGCGAGGTCACTGGTCTCCGACGGTCTCAGGTAGACCTTCGGCGCAGAATTATCACATTGAGCTCCACAAAGAATGGAGAGTCTCGCGTGGTGCCGCTTAGTATGGCCGCTACTGCAGTCTTCAGGCAGGCGCTCGACCACCCCTTTCGGCCCATCGACACCGATCTGATCTTTTTTGGTGAGCCGGGCGCATATGGGCGCCGACGTCCTTATGCGTTCAATAAAACCTGGCAGCAAATTAGAAACCGGCTAGGCATGCGTGATCTGCGTTTTCATGACCTCAGGCATGAGGCAATCAGTCGGCTGGTTGAGATTGGCCTGTCGGATCAAGAGGTGTCCGTAGTTAGTGGCCATAAAAGCATGCAAATGGTCAAAAGGTACACCCACCTGCGGGCGGAGGACCTCGTGGAGCGGATTGATTTGCTGCGCAAGCAGCGGCAAATCTAG